TTAGCAGCTAGCAAGCTAATAACAACAACGTCAAACATCTCAAGTCTGGAAGGGAGGACATTTGCATGCGCAACTCCAAATTGCTGGCTgtatagctagctaggttagctCTAAGCCAACAATGTATCTAACTTTTTCAGGAATATAATATTTTAGTAGATAGTTTATCCTAATTTTACAAAAGAAGTCGGTGTGTGGCAGATTAGTAATGTGTTTAAAGGGATGGACATTTTGGAAGCCATTATTTttacaccataatgtcagatcATCTGACTGAGACCAATGTCAATTACTACACACGAAGCAAAACTGTGAAAACAATAATGGAATGTGATTGCTTTGGATATGTTGTAGAGTTGAGGAAGATAGCTCATTGTCTGAAAGGTTATTGTATTCCACACATGCTATAAttgcctctttctctcactgaTTCTCAGATTAAATTCTACTTCTCCAGGTAGGCTTCTTGTCTTGAATGACCCATTCACTCCTCCCAGAGTCCCAGTATGCTACTGTCCCGATAGCACTGGCCTATAACGGTCTGCATCTCCATGGTGATTCCTGTACCCTGGCCATGCACTACCATGCCATTGTCCATGAACATGGCAACAATGTTCTGCAGATCTAGCATGTTATTCAGAGGAATCAATCAACCTAATTCTGCCCCATTCACTTAGTTCCAAGTATGAATGATCAAGTGCTCTCTCACTGGTCTACACCACTGCAACTCCCTCTTGGCTATAATTTACCTGCTTGGACCAATAAGTGTCTTCAGTCGGTACAGAATGCTTATTCTGGCCATTTGGTCCTTCCTCTACTGAGTTCTAGGTGCATCTGTGCATCAAATTCAAGGCCCTGATTCTATATCTTGGTcctcacaatcacacatacactgaatgcaacaaacacatctcaacattcaCTCCTGAGTCCTGATACAGGGCACGGGAACGTGTTCATGTCCCACAGCCGTTCACCATACTGAATTTTACCCTGATCATTCGTTATTGAaaatgtctgtttgttttgttaaTGAATATGCCTAAATCACTGCACTGCAGGCTGTCCAACGTTCTATTGAAAGACCTGCTATTCTCTCAGATCAGATGAACAGTTTGCCTGTGAACTAACTAACCATGTAATGGTTAGTTGGTTGTGCTGGATTGGTTTTCATAACTAAAAAGCTGTTTTAAAATAGGCTGGTGGCCCTGACTGGATTACCAAACTCCTATTCGGCTTTAGCAGGATTGGATTGGATTTTGGACGGCCGGGACTGGTTGGGATTCTGTGGTAATCTGTGACACTgtgctgtgattggtcaacaatgGTAAAAGGTGGGTGGTATTATGTTATTGGGCTTCTCCCATTGGTCTGATTTGATCTGTCTGTGCATCCCATCTGCCCCTTCTATCTCTGCAAGGATAATCCCCTGGATAGAATACCTCCACAGCTGTCTACTACCCAACGCTAACCAGAACAATGACATTCAGCTTGTTCCTTTTTATTTAGTTTCAAACACCTTTTACCTCCCCCAACCCTATtactctattcccctctctctctctatgatttCCAAAACAAACACCGCTCTCAACAATTAGGCTATCCCTTCTTCTAGTCCATCTTAATTAGAGTGCATTTACTGAGTATACAGAATAAGGCTAAATGAGGATGGAGCCCTTACCTGGACTGGATAACTCATTGCTATGCAATTAAATTAGTgcattttacattttacatttacattcctGTTTTATTAATAACAAATTACTAGAGTAATTATGGCATTATTACACAGGTATAAGAGCAATAGCTAAAAAGACTGAAGTACATATAATCCACAAGCATGATTTCAGGTCCTCCACAAGGGGGTGTATAACCTTTGTATTACTTGTCTTGGgataaacactgtgtgtgtgtgtgtgtgctgtgaggATAAAGGAGCTGAGAAGAGAACATTTCAAGATAAATAAATGAGACAAATAAGACAAGGGACTGGTTTGTTCATGGTACAAAGGAGAATAAAAATGTCGACTTAATAATTAACCCACAATTTACCGGTACTACATGCGCTATTAACAAGCTGCACATACACTTGTAAAATATTTGGAGAATTGGAACATAGAGATTCCATTTCCCAAGAGCCAGGATGGAGAATATgattaagataaacagagagagagagagagcgaggtcaGCATGGGAGAATATTAAGTCTGTCTGGGTTTCTTATTAACTACTGTCGACTACGCCAACAGTCCTGCTGGATATCTGAGGTTTAACCCGCTCTGCTAAATTACACAGGCACCAAGACATAGCTCCCACTGTAGTTCGGAATCTCCAAAAATGACTATAGGCCTTGGTCCGATTTCTCTAGTTTTTCATGTAGTCTCCTGTACATGTAATTTGTAACCCAAATCCTAACAGAGGCGGAAAGATTTAACAGAGAGAATCTACATTCACAAGCAGGATTATTGTTTTGCAGGGTTTACATTACAAAATAATACAATGATTGTTTTGTTAAATTAAAGGCACTATAACAAATAACAAGTGAGGCTATAGTTATAAtaattaaaatacaatgaacaaaaatataaatgcaacaattttcaaagattttacagagttcatataaggaagacattaaattgaattaattaattaattaggacctaatctatggatttcacataactaggaatactgttggtcacagataccttttttttaaaaggGACGTGGATCAGAACTAGTAAGTATCTGGTTTGACCACCATTTTCCTGATGTGGCATGACATATCCCCTTCGCATTGAgtttatcaggctgttgattatggcctgtggaattttgtcccactcctcttcagatGTGCGAAGTTGCAGGaattggaacacgctgttgtacccgtcaatccagagcatccctaacttgctcaatgggtggcatgtctggtgagtatgcaggccatggaagaactgggacattttcagctttcaggaattgtgtccagatccttgcgacaaggtgcgttatcattctgaaacatgaggtgatggcggcggaggaatggcacgacaatgggcctcaggatctcgtcacagtatcgatgtgcattcaaattgccatcgataaaatgcaattgtattcgttgtctgtagcttatccctgcccataccataaccccaccgccaccattgggcactctgttcaaaACGTTAACACCATTCCTGgagtcagcatgcaaattgcacacttcctcaaaacatgagacatctgtggcattgttgtgtgaccaaaactgcactttttagagttgccttttattgtcccctagCACAAGGTTCACATGTGTAacgaccatgctgtttaatcagcttcttgatatgccactgcagtcaggtggatggattatcttggcaaaggagaaatactcacttaACAGAGATCTAAACaagtttgtgcacaaaatttgagagacatttcttggatcttttatttcagctcatgaaacatgggaccaacacatttacatgttgcgttttataaattgctacatttATATATTATGATTCAGAAAGtacaaaaaataaatatgttATTGTTTCTGGTACATACTCATATTTCCTCATTGTTTTAGAATAATAAAGTGTATAGGAAAACCACATTGTCTGTTGACTTATAGATGTTATCTCAATTAGATACATATACAATGGGTTCTTGACAACACACAAACATTTTATGCTGATGCAGTAGTTATTATGGCGAGTTCATTTCTCTCAGGAATTAACTTGTGTAAAAGCATTTTATAACACATTTTGAAGACTGAACGATTCTTCATTCACCATAACCAAACAACCGTTAACACATTTAATGAATGTAAAAGAGGAGGTACAATGTGaatatataaatacagtgccttgcgaaagtattcggcccccttgaactttgcgaccttttgccacatttcaggcttcaaacataaagatataaaactgtatttttttgtgaagaatcaacaacaagtgggacacaatcatgaagtggaacgacatttattggatatttcaaacttttttaacaaatcaaaaactgaaaaattgggcgtgcaaaattattcagcccccttaagttaatactttgtcgcttggggtatgtctctatcagttttgcacatcgagagactgacattttttcccattcctccttgcaaaacagctcgagcttggtgaggttggatggagagcatttgtgaacagcagttttcagttctttccacagattctcgattggattcaggtctggactttgacttggccattctaacacctggatatgtttatttttgaaccattccattgtagattttgctttatgttttggatcattgtcttgttggaagacaaatctccgtcccagtctcaggtcttttgcagactccatcaggttttcttccagaatggtcctgtatttggctccatccatcttcccatcaattttaaccatcttccctgtccctgctgaagaaaagcaggcccaaaccatgatgctgccaccaccatgtttgacagtggggatggtgtgttcagctgtgttgcttttacgccaaacataacgttttgcattgttgccaaaaagttcaattttggtttcatctgaccagagcaccttcttccacatgtttggtgtgtctcccaggtggcttgtggcaaactttaaacaacaatttttatggatatctttaagaaatggctttcttcttgccactcttccataaatgccagatttgtgcaatatacgactgattgttgtcctatggacagagtctcccacctcagctgtagatctctgcagttcatccagagtgatcatgggcctcttggctgcatctctgatcagtcttctccttgtatgagctgaaagtttagagggacggccaggtcttggtagatttgcagtggtctgatactccttccatttcaatattatcgcttgcacagtgctccttgggatgtttaaagcttgggaaatctttttgtatccaaatccggctttaaacttcttcacaacagtatctcggacctgcctggtgtgttccttgttcttcatgatgctctctgcgcttttaacggacctctgatactatcacagtgcaggtgcatttatacggagacttgattacacacaggtggattgtatttatcatcattagtcatttaggtcaacattggatcattcagagatcctcactgaacttctggagagagtttgctgcactgaaagtaaaggggctgaataattttgcacgcccaatttttcagtttttgatttgttaaaaaaagtttgaaatatccaataaatgtcgttccacttcatgattgtgtcccacttgttgttgattcttcacaaaaaaatacagttttatatctttatgtttgaagcctgaaatgtggcaaaaggtcgcaaagttcaagggggctgaatacttttgcaaggcactgtacattaagATGCAAATACGCCCTTTCAGTGCATAAGGTTTAAAACGAGGTTGCAGCAGTAAGAGATGGGGCAAAATAATATGAGCGTTATACATTTCCACTATCTCGGTAGGACACAGTGTAAACGTAACTACAGTGTGTTTTATATTAGGGATGAAATGTCTCCGGGTCTAGACAGATCTGTCCAAGCCGGTGTAGCAGCCTAGCATACCAGTGCACACTCAGAACTTTATCTGGCACGGAGTCACAGTTCCCTCCCTCAATGTCTCTGTTTCTGGGTACAGAGGTCCAATGACTTTGTCTGTCGGAAGTGTTTGTATTCACATACACGCCTGGGCTGCTGAGGTTCTGATTCCCCCAAACTCTCAGGCTCTTCTGGTGAGTGTTGCAGTGACTGGGCGGCGTCTCcgtgtgctctctctctgcttctgtgACCTGCGCCCCCTGTGTGCCCTCCCCCCAAACTAGCTGGATGACCGAGAGCAGCAGTCTCAGAGGCCCAAACGCCCAGTGTGCCTGTCTATGGTCCTCTAGAAGTGCATAGCTGGATGCCAGCACCCCATCCACAAACAGAGTGCCGTGTTCAGTCAGGGGTGCGTAAACTCCCACCCCTTCCTCCTGTGATACCGAAACGATCCGAGATGGTTGTAGTCGACCGTCTGCTCCATGGACGAGTACATAGTCTCCCCGTTTGGCTCTACTGGCGAACCGAGCCTGGTACTCACTGTGGTGGAGTTTGTAATGGGGGGCCAGGAAGACCAGGTGGTGGGGAGTGAGGGCAAGGCGGTGGCCATCTTGTGTGGTCAGGACGAGGAAAGTGGACCTGCTCTCATGGTCCTGGTGTAGCAATAGAAGGACACGGCTGAGGACGACGTGTCCTGACTCAGACAGGGCCAACACTCTGTCTCCAGGCTCCAGGGACGCCAGGGTCTTCTGTCCGCCTCCGGCTACACTCACCCGGGCCCAGGCGGGGAAACAGCCCCCTTTCTCCACTGCCACAGAGTGATCTGAAGGGAGGAATCCAAGTCAATGGAGAAAGGCTTCAGATGACTGAAACACTCTATTTCCTTGATGTGATATAATAAGATTCAGATGAATAATGTTATTATATTAATCATAATCTATAATATAtgattgtgtgtggggggggggggggggtgtacatgTTAAAGCAAATCACAGGAAATGTGATGGTGATGTCTGTCGTGTTAAATATGCCCGATTATTAGCCCTACTTGACTTACCAGCTTTGACAGAGCAGTGCACATGGTGCTTGGACTCATAGTACACAAAGTCGAAGCCAGCCTCCACAGCCAGCTGGGCTAGCATGCCGTACTTGTCTAGGACGCGGTCCGACGTTGTGATGTCCACGGCCCTCCCCTCATAGTGAAGAGAGTCAGGGGGGTGATGGCCATCCTCATCCCAGGCCTCTGTCACCCTCAGCTTCGTCCCAGGCCAGTGGTTCATCACCGCTATGGCCAGCTTGTTGAGGCAGTCCTTACAGCgctgagggacagggagagagggatggagaggcatTGAAGGAATCAAATATGATACTATTCAATACAATGCTACTGATAAGAGTAAGGGTTTATTTGGAGCAACacttatatatactgtatgagtTTGAAAAATAAACACTGACAGAGTAGAGAATATGCTGTCACAATAActacagtgtatatatactgtgtgaGTTTGAAAAATAAACACTGACAGAGTAGAGAATATGCTGTCACAATAActacagtgtatatatactgtatcgaCATGGACTATCGACATGTATGAAACCCCTTCGAGCTGAGGCAACAGAGACGGGTTGAATCATTCATTAACGGGAGAAATGGAACTGCTTGAGACCGAACGTAGCTGTGAGTCCTCTGTCTACCTCACCCACTGTGACTGTTCACTCAGTCACATTCAACCCCTTGTAAAAGCAATACCAAATAAAACAACACTTCAGTAACTAACTGTATTCCTATCACCTCTGCCTAGATTATAGAATAACTTTGGTAACGTTTGTCTCCATTGACATCATCAGATTTTCCCCTCCTGTGTTCAGTGGTTGTAAAGGCCATTGCCGCCCTTCTCCAACCTTTCTCAAACAATCAGCATAAGAACACAGAGCTACTGTAGCCATTCTAGAACATTCCTTGGCCTTTTTCTGCAGGGTGAGGGAATAATCAAGGCCGTTCTCTAGTTCAGAAGGTTTTAGTCATGATGTCTTTGTGTCACCTTGGAGACATTTTGATCAGAAATGTGAACATCATGACTCTTACACCCAGTGATGCATACTGTATTATGTTTGAATGTCACACAATAGCAGTTTGCGAGATGTCACATCAGAGGCTAAATCTAGGCTCTTACACATCGGCTTCTGAAAGTCCCAATTACCAGCGAGTTGGAACAGAGAGGTTTTTTTTCAACCATATTTCAGAGCGAGAGAgtcagagagcaagagagatgcTGAACAGCGAGGAGGCCAGGTTCAGACTAagt
This window of the Oncorhynchus clarkii lewisi isolate Uvic-CL-2024 chromosome 16, UVic_Ocla_1.0, whole genome shotgun sequence genome carries:
- the LOC139367594 gene encoding desert hedgehog protein, with protein sequence MKVSSWWVSLAWLGLLAIFTWSSMVQGCGPGPGYGFRHRSRKLTPMPYKTYFPKLSENNLGASGRSEGKITRNSERFNELVCNYNPDIIFKDEEKTLADRFMTKRCKDCLNKLAIAVMNHWPGTKLRVTEAWDEDGHHPPDSLHYEGRAVDITTSDRVLDKYGMLAQLAVEAGFDFVYYESKHHVHCSVKADHSVAVEKGGCFPAWARVSVAGGGQKTLASLEPGDRVLALSESGHVVLSRVLLLLHQDHESRSTFLVLTTQDGHRLALTPHHLVFLAPHYKLHHSEYQARFASRAKRGDYVLVHGADGRLQPSRIVSVSQEEGVGVYAPLTEHGTLFVDGVLASSYALLEDHRQAHWAFGPLRLLLSVIQLVWGEGTQGAQVTEAEREHTETPPSHCNTHQKSLRVWGNQNLSSPGVYVNTNTSDRQSHWTSVPRNRDIEGGNCDSVPDKVLSVHWYARLLHRLGQICLDPETFHP